Proteins encoded within one genomic window of Salmo trutta chromosome 11, fSalTru1.1, whole genome shotgun sequence:
- the LOC115202326 gene encoding proline-, glutamic acid- and leucine-rich protein 1 isoform X1 gives MDPEKTLTFCLGLKAEAMTISLQGLEGPAAKTTVSPKGSDMGTINKGVKDQAGSGSQPMLSHKYCPGVNNNPGYLCETGHCCGETGCCTYYYELWWFWLLWTIVILFSCCCAYRHRRAKLRVQQQQRQREINLIAYHGACNYPASMLDLSFLASFKLPSYEEVAAQPPSPPPSYSSVFALQGAMGGATAYTATPYGSAYPHHHQQQPPGPPSYLVSSRAGPSGAGGGLTSSQSSDNYTSCSCESCSLLTSPSSASFSVQVTYETDNTSHASTPGSEVGGGGGEVLRGFPREGSSLEGVVSARSPLSPGGYPPPPLPPPPPELLPTPSPTASSPLPPTLPLPKLSSPSPLPPSHHPPLPPLILMDPLAVLAEQRGVEGGLSEGGVTERQSPSILSPPKPTQSPPKHALFSTNVDFFEPVEKERREEDEEEEEDEDHFRHRRLTGDSGIEVCRCQVKSEEEDAEKKVKEDQDGEGDGVEGAGFLHDSVDCSLRAQQVAQCGHASSTIPRGGDAIITVESS, from the exons ACGACTGTGTCTCCAAAGGGTTCAGACATGGGAACCATCAACAAG GGGGTGAAAGACCAAGCTGGCTCAGGCAGCCAGCCCATGCTCAGTCATAAGTACTGCCCTGGGGTCAACAACAACCCAGGCTACCTGTGTGAGACCGGCCACTGCTGTGGGGAGACAGGATGCTGCACCTACTACTACGAGCTGTGGT GGTTCTGGCTGCTGTGGACCATTGTGATTCTGTTCAGCTGTTGCTGTGCCTACCGCCACCGGCGGGCCAAGCTGCGTgtccagcagcagcagagacagagggagatcaaCCTGATCGCCTATCACGGAGCCTGCAACTACCCTGCGTCCATGTTGGACCTCA GTTTCCTGGCCTCCTTCAAGCTGCCGTCCTATGAGGAGGTGGCAGCCCagcccccctcaccccctccatCCTACAGCTCCGTCTTTGCTCTGCAGGGGGCGATGGGGGGCGCCACCGCTTACACAGCCACCCCTTACGGTTCAGCCTACCCCCATCACCACCAGCAACAACCCCCCGGCCCTCCCTCCTACTTGGTTAGCTCCAGGGCGGGCCCCAGCGGTGCCGGTGGTGGCCTGACCTCATCTCAGAGTTCAGACAACTACACCAGCTGCTCCTGCGAGTCCTgctccctcctcacctccccaTCCAGCGCCTCCTTCTCTGTCCAGGTGACCTACGAGACGGATAATACCAGCCATGCCTCCACGCCCGGTAgcgaggttggaggaggagggggggaggtccTGAGAGGCTTCCCCAGGGAGGGTTCATCTCTGGAGGGAGTTGTGTCTGCCAGGTCCCCTTTGTCTCCTGGAGGATATCCACCTCCTCCTCTGCCCCCTCCTCCACCTGAACTTCTACCTACACCTTCTCCCACAgcgtcttctcctctccctcccactctccccctTCCCAAACTATCTTctccctctccacttcctccttcACATCATCCGCCGCTCCCTCCACTCATCCTTATGGACCCCCTGGCTGTGCTGGCTGagcagagaggggtggagggcgGCCTGAGTGAAGGGggggtcacagagagacagagcccttccatcctctctccccccaagCCCACCCAGTCTCCCCCAAAACACGCCCTCTTCTCCACCAATGTGGACTTCTTCGAGCCcgtggagaaagagaggagagaggaagatgaggaggaagaggaggatgaggatcaTTTCCGTCACCGCCGGCTCACAGGCGACTCCGGCATCGAAGTGTGCCGCTGCCAAGTGAAGAGCGAGGAAGAGGATGCGGAGAAGAAGGTGAAAGAAGATCAAGATGGAGAAGGGGATGGAGTGGAGGGGGCGGGTTTCCTCCATGACAGTGTGGACTGTTCCCTCAGAGCGCAGCAGGTCGCCCAGTGTGGCCACGCCTCCTCGACCATCCCCAGGGGCGGGGACGCCATCATCACCGTGGAGTCGTCATGA
- the LOC115202326 gene encoding proline-, glutamic acid- and leucine-rich protein 1 isoform X2: MGTINKGVKDQAGSGSQPMLSHKYCPGVNNNPGYLCETGHCCGETGCCTYYYELWWFWLLWTIVILFSCCCAYRHRRAKLRVQQQQRQREINLIAYHGACNYPASMLDLSFLASFKLPSYEEVAAQPPSPPPSYSSVFALQGAMGGATAYTATPYGSAYPHHHQQQPPGPPSYLVSSRAGPSGAGGGLTSSQSSDNYTSCSCESCSLLTSPSSASFSVQVTYETDNTSHASTPGSEVGGGGGEVLRGFPREGSSLEGVVSARSPLSPGGYPPPPLPPPPPELLPTPSPTASSPLPPTLPLPKLSSPSPLPPSHHPPLPPLILMDPLAVLAEQRGVEGGLSEGGVTERQSPSILSPPKPTQSPPKHALFSTNVDFFEPVEKERREEDEEEEEDEDHFRHRRLTGDSGIEVCRCQVKSEEEDAEKKVKEDQDGEGDGVEGAGFLHDSVDCSLRAQQVAQCGHASSTIPRGGDAIITVESS, encoded by the exons ATGGGAACCATCAACAAG GGGGTGAAAGACCAAGCTGGCTCAGGCAGCCAGCCCATGCTCAGTCATAAGTACTGCCCTGGGGTCAACAACAACCCAGGCTACCTGTGTGAGACCGGCCACTGCTGTGGGGAGACAGGATGCTGCACCTACTACTACGAGCTGTGGT GGTTCTGGCTGCTGTGGACCATTGTGATTCTGTTCAGCTGTTGCTGTGCCTACCGCCACCGGCGGGCCAAGCTGCGTgtccagcagcagcagagacagagggagatcaaCCTGATCGCCTATCACGGAGCCTGCAACTACCCTGCGTCCATGTTGGACCTCA GTTTCCTGGCCTCCTTCAAGCTGCCGTCCTATGAGGAGGTGGCAGCCCagcccccctcaccccctccatCCTACAGCTCCGTCTTTGCTCTGCAGGGGGCGATGGGGGGCGCCACCGCTTACACAGCCACCCCTTACGGTTCAGCCTACCCCCATCACCACCAGCAACAACCCCCCGGCCCTCCCTCCTACTTGGTTAGCTCCAGGGCGGGCCCCAGCGGTGCCGGTGGTGGCCTGACCTCATCTCAGAGTTCAGACAACTACACCAGCTGCTCCTGCGAGTCCTgctccctcctcacctccccaTCCAGCGCCTCCTTCTCTGTCCAGGTGACCTACGAGACGGATAATACCAGCCATGCCTCCACGCCCGGTAgcgaggttggaggaggagggggggaggtccTGAGAGGCTTCCCCAGGGAGGGTTCATCTCTGGAGGGAGTTGTGTCTGCCAGGTCCCCTTTGTCTCCTGGAGGATATCCACCTCCTCCTCTGCCCCCTCCTCCACCTGAACTTCTACCTACACCTTCTCCCACAgcgtcttctcctctccctcccactctccccctTCCCAAACTATCTTctccctctccacttcctccttcACATCATCCGCCGCTCCCTCCACTCATCCTTATGGACCCCCTGGCTGTGCTGGCTGagcagagaggggtggagggcgGCCTGAGTGAAGGGggggtcacagagagacagagcccttccatcctctctccccccaagCCCACCCAGTCTCCCCCAAAACACGCCCTCTTCTCCACCAATGTGGACTTCTTCGAGCCcgtggagaaagagaggagagaggaagatgaggaggaagaggaggatgaggatcaTTTCCGTCACCGCCGGCTCACAGGCGACTCCGGCATCGAAGTGTGCCGCTGCCAAGTGAAGAGCGAGGAAGAGGATGCGGAGAAGAAGGTGAAAGAAGATCAAGATGGAGAAGGGGATGGAGTGGAGGGGGCGGGTTTCCTCCATGACAGTGTGGACTGTTCCCTCAGAGCGCAGCAGGTCGCCCAGTGTGGCCACGCCTCCTCGACCATCCCCAGGGGCGGGGACGCCATCATCACCGTGGAGTCGTCATGA